From the genome of Fibrobacter sp. UWH6:
TGCTTCGAGCTGATCCGTCACGATGTAACGGAACCGATTCTTCTTGAAGTGGATCGTATTTTTAACTTGGCATGCCCTGCCAGCCCTGTGCATTACCAGTATAATCCGGTAAAGACCATCAAGACCAGCGTCATGGGTGCGATCAATATGCTGGGACTAGCCAAGCGTGTGAAAGCCCGCATTCTTCAGGCCAGCACCAGCGAAGTTTATGGCGACCCTGCTGTGCATCCGCAAACAGAAGACTATTGGGGAAACGTGAACCCCATCGGTATCCGTAGCTGTTACGACGAAGGCAAGCGTGTTGCCGAAACCCTCTTTATGGATTATCACCGTCAGAACAATGTGGATATCCGCATCGTTCGAATTTTCAATACTTACGGCCCTCGCATGCTTCCTAATGATGGTCGCGTCGTTAGCAACTTTATTGTGCAGGCCTTGAAGGGCGATGATATTACCATTTATGGTGATGGGTCCCAGACCCGTAGCTTCTGCTATGTAGACGACCTTATTGAAGGCTTTGTCCGCATGATGAGCCAGGACAAGATTATCGGACCGGTAAATATCGGCAATCCCGGTGAATTTACCATGCTGGAACTTGCAAGGGAAGTTCTGGACTTGACCGGTTCCAAGAGCAAGATTGTCTTCCAGCCGCTGCCGGGTGACGATCCCAAGATGCGCAGACCTAACATTGACCTGGCCAAGAGTGCCCTGGGTTGGGAACCGACGATTCCCTTGCGTCAGGGGCTTGAAAAGACTATCGTCTATTTTGATGAACTGCTGAAAGAATAAAGCAAACTTTTAAAGGCGAGCGGAAACGCTCGCTTATTTTGTTTTGCAACCGATGGTGCTGCAAATGGGACATTGATCCACTTTGTGTCCCATGGCCTTGCAGTAGGTTCGTCCGAAGAGAATTATTTGCAGATGCTTTCGTTCCCAGGATTCGGGAGGAAAGATTTTCTTTAAGTCTGCTTCAGTACGTTCTACGGAACTTCCGTCGCTTAAGCCCCAGCGGGCGGCCAGTCGATGGATGTGGGTGTCTACAGGAAAGGCCGGTATCTTGAAGGCGTGAATCATCATGACGCTGGCGGTCTTGTGGCCGACGCCAGGGAGGGCTTCTAGTTCTTCAAAGGTCTGCGGGACTTTGCCGTTGTATTTTTCAACGAGAATCTGGGACAGCTTGAAAATGTTCCTGCTTTTATTCTGGTAGAGTCCGCAGGGTTTGATGTATTCCGCAATTTTATCCACGCCGAGGGCTACCATTTTTGCGGGAGTGTCGGCAACTTTGAAGAGCTCTGCGGTCACCAGGTTTACTCGGGCGTCGGTACATTGGGCACTCAAGGCTACCGCGACTAACAAGGTGAAAGGATCGCGGTAGTTTAAGGGAATCGGCGGGTTTGGAAACAACTCGTCCAACTTCTGGTTGATGAATGTGATGCGATCTTTTTTGGTCATGCGTCGCGGGTGAAGTCCTGCTCCATGTTGAAGCTGGGCATTTCATCGTGGGGACGACCAACTTGAACGGCAGGCACTCCAGCGTACGTTGTGTGTGCAGGAACGTCGCTGACCACAACGGCACCCGCACCAATCTTGGCACCGTCGCCAATATGGATGTTTCCCAGAAGCTGTGCATGGGCGCCCAACATGACACCGTTACCAACCTTCGGATGACGGTCGCCGATTTCGTTACCAGTACCGCCTAAGGTGACTCCATGAAGGAAGGAAACGTTGTTGCCGACGACAGCGGTTTCGCCAATGACAATGTTTGTAGCGTGGTCAACAAGAATTCCGTATCCAATGTTTGCTGCAGGATGAATGTCCATGCCGAACTTGCGGCTGATGATGCTCTGCAACATTTTTGCGGGGAAGGTGCGTCCTTCGCTCCACAAAATGTGGGCGGCACGGAATGCCTGTAATCCTTGGAAACCCTTGAAGAACAGCAACGGCTCCAGATAGCTGGTGCAGGCGGGGTCACGGAGCACGGTGGCGTGCAAGTCCTTGGCGGCGCTCATCAGAAGTTCGGGGTACTTGCTGTAAAGCCCGCTGAACATCTTTTCCAGTTCAACTCTGTCGATGACTTCGCCTGCCAGCTGACAGGAAAGGGTGACACCCAACATTTCGCAGAAACTGTTACGACATAGAATTTGTTCGTTCAGCATCAATACAGAGAGGGGCTCCTTCTGTACCAGAATTTCGGCTTCGTCACGAATTGATTTTTCTATGTCTGCAATATTCATTTTTTATCCTTAGAGGGCTCGTCGTCGTCGAGGGTGGGAATAACCTTGTTTTCCTGGCAAAGGTTTTCTTCGCGGATTTTAAAGGTAAAGTCAACCAGATTGTTTTCGAACATTTTCTGGTAAGGCTTCTTCTTCTGCACGCTCTGCAGGGCGCAGGTACAGTAATTTATGCGCTGGATGAGGATGTTGTCGTTACGGGGAGCGCCCTGGGCGAACACGCATTCGTGCATGATGGCGTATTCCATGGCGCGGTCGTAACGGTACTTGCACTTGTTTGGCAGATCAGGTTGGGCAGCAACTCTTTCGATTGTTCCCTTGGCAGGAACGTTGTGCATAATGCTGCTAGTGATGAATCCAGCGACAAATACCAGGAAGCATCCTACTAGGAGCAACAGGAACTTCTTGCCGCGGCTAATGTTGTTGTAGCTTCTGCCTACCGCCTCAAAGGCTTGGGTGGCGTGTAACTTGACGTCATCTAAATCTTTGTTTTTTGCCATATTACTCTCTCTTCACCTAATCCAAAACTAAACTTCTATCAGTGTCCAGACCTCGGGCAATGTTCTGTAGTCTTCGTTAAAGTCTAGTCCGTATCCCACGACGAATTCGTTGGCTATCTCGAATCCGACATAATCGGCGTGGAAATCAACAGTTCGACGTTCTTCCTTATTCATAAGAACGCAAGTACGTAACTCTGTAATTCCTGCTTCCTTTAACATGCCTACCAAGGTGAACATGGTGTTGCCTGTATCCAGGATGTCGTCCACAACCAGTACTCGCTTGCCCTTTAGTTCCTGCAAGTCCAGACCACTCACCTTCAGCTTGCCGCTGGATTCCATTCCGGAACCATAGCTAGAAGCCTTGATGAACTTAATCTGATGCTTGGGGTTGGCCATGGCGCGAACCAGGTCCGTGGTGAACATGAACGCTCCGGTGAGAGCCGAAAGGACAATGTCGAATTCAAAGGATCCGCCGATTTCTGTAGCCAGCTCCTTGACGCGGGTCTGGAGCTGCTGTGCAGAAATCATGGGCTTTGCGGACATCTTGTACATTTACACCTCAAAGTTCAGCCAGCTGAACATGGGCTTCAGGGCGGCAAGCTTGCCTTCGGGATTCTTGTTGTATTCCTGGAAGAAGGGGAATACCTTGTTCTCGAGGCTTGTCTTGTCGATGCCCAGACGGAGCCAGTCGGCCACGGTAATGAGGCCGGTGATGTGGCTGACGGACTTCTTATCCAGTTTGACGGAGACTGCATCAATCAGTTCCACCAACTTGGCGTGGAACATACGTCCGGTACCGCCGAAGGAGAAGTGGGTGTTCAATGCAGTAGCTTCTTCAACCAGGTCGTGGATTTCGTCAAAGACCTTCTTGTCGTCGGTTTCCATATAGGAAAGGGCGAGGTGGTGGATCTTGGAGTTGATTTCCAGAGACAGGATCTTGCGCATGGTGTCGGGCAGGGTATGGTCGGGGTCGGCCATGCTGTCGATGGAAAGACCATGGGACAAGGCGAAACTGCTGAAGGATTCCGTAAGACCGGAAAGGTACTTGCGGGTAGAAATCTGGTTGATACGCTTCAGGGAGTCGCTCATGAGGTTGCGCATGCGGACCACATAGGCGGTGGGGTACATTTCCTGGAGCTGTTCGGTTCCCATATTGGGATCTTCTACGAACTTAAGACCGTTCTGTTCGTTTTCGCCATCGGCAACCACCAGGTTGATTCGGCCCAACTGGTCGGTAATGGCAAGAACGGAGGATACTCGGGATTCGCCGACGAACTTGTCGTTGAATTCTGCACGGACCAGAGTCTGACGACGGCGGGAAGCAATCTTTGTCGCAGTGATGCGGGCATCCTTGTTGTCGTAACCGTCTTCCAGGTCCAGGTGGAAGATGGCGGCACGTTCTGCCATTTCCTTGACAACCACGGGAACCTGTTCTTCGGCATAGCGGGTAAAGACTTCGGCACCGTTCCACTTGTGTTCGTTACTGGTGGCGCGGGCGAGGATGCTAATGAACTCGTTACGGATATGGTGGCCGTAGGGCAGGAACGGTTCCAGCAGTTCCATGGCGCGGAGGGCGTAACGCATGTTCTGCACCGGTTCCAGACCTTCGATATCGTTGAAGAACCAACCGCAGCTGGTGAAGCTGAACAGGCAGAACTTCTGGATTTCGAGAAGGCGGATGGCGCGGGCGCACTGTGCTTCGTTGGAGGGGTTCTTTACTGTAGCTTTCAGGAAGGCTTCCACGCGGGATTTGTCTTCGGGAGCGACCAAGGTCTGTACGTAGTTGTTACGTGCGTCCCAGGGGTTTACGTCGGAAATCTTTTCGAATTCGCGGACAAAAACGTCGTCTGCCAGTTTCTTCAGGTGGTTGAAGGCGTCGCGGAGAGGACCGCGCCACTTCTGGTTCCAATCGGGGCCACCGCCAGTGCAGCAACCGCAATCGCGGTACCAGCGGCCAACGCCGTGGGCGCAACTCCAGGCGCAACCTTCGCTATGGAAATTCTTCAGAAGGACTTCGTGCTGGGGTGGGAACTTTTCCAGGAACCAACCGTAGTTCACGGGAACCATGTTGTTCTCGGGTGCAAAGTGGTTATAGAGCCAGGCAGCGCACATGTCGCCGAACGGTTCGTGGTGTCCGTAGGATTCGCCATCGGTACCGATGCTTACCAACTGTGCGTCTTTGCGATTTTCATCCCAGGCGCTCTTGATCTTGTTGCCGAAGGTGCCTGCGTCACGGAGCAGGTGTTCGAAACCCACTGCAGAAGAAAGCCAGGGGTTGTAGAAAAATACATCCAGGTAGCCGTCGCACACCAGGTTGCCTTCCTTGTCGCGGGGGTAGATGCGGTAGGGGCGGGTGGTGTCGATATCGGTGTTGGAGCAACCTTGCCATTCTTCGCTGCCCAACTTGCGGAAGCTATCTGCCTGGGTGGGGGAGAGAATGGTGAACTTGATGCCGGCCTTGATGAGGGCCACAACCGTTTTGAAGTTGATGGCTGTTTCTGCCAGCCACATGGCTTCGGGCATACGTCCGAAATGGAACTTAAAGTCTTCGATACCCCATTCAATCTGGGTCTTCTTGTCTTGTTCGGAAGCAAGAGGCATGATGATGTGGTTGTACACCTGGGCGATGGCGTTACCGTGGCCCAAACGTTCAATGCTTCTCTTGTCAGCTTCCTGAATGCGCTTGTAGGTATCGGGAGTGTTGGTGCGGATCCAGCCCATCAGGGTGGGACCCATGTTGAAGCTCATGAAATCGTAGTTGTTGACGATATCTACGATGCGGCCGTTGGGGGAAAGAATACGGCTTGCGGAGTTGGGGCTATAGCACTGACTTGCAATGCGGTCATTCCAGTCGTGGAACGGACGGGCGCTGGGCTGGTTTTCGATGACTCCGGTCCAGGGGTTTTCACGGGGCGGCTGATAAAAGTGGCCGTGGATTGTAAAATACAGAGGATGTTTTTCAGACATAATTACACACCAAAAACGTTTTGGCGAAAGATAGAAATTTGCCATATGCAGCGTGGCTGCGTGGGCGTGTTGTAGGGGCTTTCAGATACGAAAAAACGCAGCGGTTAGGCTGCGTTGATTTGGGGTTCGCTTAAAAGGAATCGCTAATTGTTTTTATTTCAGCTTGATGACTCTGGAAACACTGTATTTTCCGGCAGATGCGCGGAGTACATAGCTTCCATGGGCCAGTGCACTCAGGTCAAAACGATGGCTTCCGGCAACGAGATTGCCTTGGGCAAGAGTTGCAATGCGATGGCCCATCATGTCGAACAGCGCCACCGTTCCTCGGCCTGCCTGGGGAATGTACAAAGACAAAGTTTTTTCTTGAACGGATGCCGTTATGTTGTTTGCGAAAGGTACGGTGTTGCGAATGGAACTGGGGGCGACGATGGCGCCTGCGCTATTGGTGTCTGCAACCACATTGTCCCAGCCCGGCATATTGTCCAAGGCGATTACTCGTTCGTCATCCAGGTTGCGCTTCCACATATCGGCGGGAGTCTTTTCCAGGAAGTTTCCGCTCCATGTCTGACTCCAGGTCATCCAATAGCTCCAATATGACTTGTCTTCGGCGATGCTGTCGATGTCGGGAATGGCGCCGTTTTCGCTGAGGGCGATCATCTTATTGGTGCCCACTTCATCGATAATCTTGTTCCAGTAATCGGCTGCAGAATAATGGTTGTTCAGCGGGTCGTAAATGTCGACGGCAACGATATCCACGTATTCGTCTCCCGGATACCATTCTCCATTGAGGGCAGAATAGTCGTAACCAAACTTAGGATCGGTATTGATGTTCCAGACCCAGATCAGGTTCCTGTTCTTGTTTACGTTAACCATGCGGTTGAATACAAGATGCCACAGCTGAACATAACATTCCGGAGAACCGACGCCCCACCAGAACCAGCCGCCACTTGCTTCGTGGAGAGGACGCCAAAGAACGGCAATACCCTTTTCTTCTAGCTGCTTGAAGTAACCGGAAACAATATCTACATCGGCAATGATGTCCTTGTATACCTCGGAAGTGGGGTCGGCGTCAAGGCATACTGTCTTGGTTGCTTTGCATTCGTTTTTGGTGGAGTCCATATCCGTACATACGGATTCCGTCTTGAATGCCTTGGTGTAGTTGAAACAGGTGTTGTTTTCTGCGGTTCCAGCAACGTCTTCGGTACAGCCTGCATTCTTGAAACCCTGCATCTGGGTGTAGAAAACGGTGTCTTCGCCCACCTTCCAATGCCAGGTGTATGTGGGGATGCCGCCCATGCTCCACAGGTCTTCGGTCATGACCAGATTGTTTTCTGTATAGCCCCGGAACCATCCTTCTTCGTGATGCCCGCCTGCAGCGAAGAGCATGTCAAAACCACCGATAGCAGGATAGTGGCCGGAACGCTTGTAAAATTCGTCGATGTCGGTCTGGCCTTTCCAGGTATCTTCACCATTCAAGAACTTACAGGAGTCTGCAGGAGTGCATTCTGCGGCGGAAAGCAACTTCATGTTGCCGTAATCATAGTTGAAATTCTGGTCGCTGATCATCATGCCGCTGATAGTCTTCTTCATGAAGTTGTCGCGGAGGAAGGTCTTGACCTTCATGGCGCTTTCGGTGGCGCCGGGAGTTACGGGCAATGCA
Proteins encoded in this window:
- a CDS encoding UDP-glucuronic acid decarboxylase family protein, giving the protein MRCLVTGGAGFLGSHLCERLLNDGHEVICLDNYFTGRMANVAHLRDNRCFELIRHDVTEPILLEVDRIFNLACPASPVHYQYNPVKTIKTSVMGAINMLGLAKRVKARILQASTSEVYGDPAVHPQTEDYWGNVNPIGIRSCYDEGKRVAETLFMDYHRQNNVDIRIVRIFNTYGPRMLPNDGRVVSNFIVQALKGDDITIYGDGSQTRSFCYVDDLIEGFVRMMSQDKIIGPVNIGNPGEFTMLELAREVLDLTGSKSKIVFQPLPGDDPKMRRPNIDLAKSALGWEPTIPLRQGLEKTIVYFDELLKE
- the nth gene encoding endonuclease III, with the protein product MTKKDRITFINQKLDELFPNPPIPLNYRDPFTLLVAVALSAQCTDARVNLVTAELFKVADTPAKMVALGVDKIAEYIKPCGLYQNKSRNIFKLSQILVEKYNGKVPQTFEELEALPGVGHKTASVMMIHAFKIPAFPVDTHIHRLAARWGLSDGSSVERTEADLKKIFPPESWERKHLQIILFGRTYCKAMGHKVDQCPICSTIGCKTK
- the cysE gene encoding serine O-acetyltransferase, giving the protein MNIADIEKSIRDEAEILVQKEPLSVLMLNEQILCRNSFCEMLGVTLSCQLAGEVIDRVELEKMFSGLYSKYPELLMSAAKDLHATVLRDPACTSYLEPLLFFKGFQGLQAFRAAHILWSEGRTFPAKMLQSIISRKFGMDIHPAANIGYGILVDHATNIVIGETAVVGNNVSFLHGVTLGGTGNEIGDRHPKVGNGVMLGAHAQLLGNIHIGDGAKIGAGAVVVSDVPAHTTYAGVPAVQVGRPHDEMPSFNMEQDFTRDA
- the hpt gene encoding hypoxanthine phosphoribosyltransferase, yielding MYKMSAKPMISAQQLQTRVKELATEIGGSFEFDIVLSALTGAFMFTTDLVRAMANPKHQIKFIKASSYGSGMESSGKLKVSGLDLQELKGKRVLVVDDILDTGNTMFTLVGMLKEAGITELRTCVLMNKEERRTVDFHADYVGFEIANEFVVGYGLDFNEDYRTLPEVWTLIEV
- a CDS encoding DUF3536 domain-containing protein, which translates into the protein MSEKHPLYFTIHGHFYQPPRENPWTGVIENQPSARPFHDWNDRIASQCYSPNSASRILSPNGRIVDIVNNYDFMSFNMGPTLMGWIRTNTPDTYKRIQEADKRSIERLGHGNAIAQVYNHIIMPLASEQDKKTQIEWGIEDFKFHFGRMPEAMWLAETAINFKTVVALIKAGIKFTILSPTQADSFRKLGSEEWQGCSNTDIDTTRPYRIYPRDKEGNLVCDGYLDVFFYNPWLSSAVGFEHLLRDAGTFGNKIKSAWDENRKDAQLVSIGTDGESYGHHEPFGDMCAAWLYNHFAPENNMVPVNYGWFLEKFPPQHEVLLKNFHSEGCAWSCAHGVGRWYRDCGCCTGGGPDWNQKWRGPLRDAFNHLKKLADDVFVREFEKISDVNPWDARNNYVQTLVAPEDKSRVEAFLKATVKNPSNEAQCARAIRLLEIQKFCLFSFTSCGWFFNDIEGLEPVQNMRYALRAMELLEPFLPYGHHIRNEFISILARATSNEHKWNGAEVFTRYAEEQVPVVVKEMAERAAIFHLDLEDGYDNKDARITATKIASRRRQTLVRAEFNDKFVGESRVSSVLAITDQLGRINLVVADGENEQNGLKFVEDPNMGTEQLQEMYPTAYVVRMRNLMSDSLKRINQISTRKYLSGLTESFSSFALSHGLSIDSMADPDHTLPDTMRKILSLEINSKIHHLALSYMETDDKKVFDEIHDLVEEATALNTHFSFGGTGRMFHAKLVELIDAVSVKLDKKSVSHITGLITVADWLRLGIDKTSLENKVFPFFQEYNKNPEGKLAALKPMFSWLNFEV
- a CDS encoding glycosyl hydrolase; amino-acid sequence: MGLHFNSAIKSAFSFVAFMGLATASFAATTATKYEAEDQPGVTAADIKEDASFSGGKYAVPGSDGMTFSIKVDETAIYKVTTQVLIKQYDWTTSKIMVNGEQAGSELTTPRNCDSAYVVSATSKMKAGENTVTVGNASIGVDYIIVERVPDPEFKISALPVTPGATESAMKVKTFLRDNFMKKTISGMMISDQNFNYDYGNMKLLSAAECTPADSCKFLNGEDTWKGQTDIDEFYKRSGHYPAIGGFDMLFAAGGHHEEGWFRGYTENNLVMTEDLWSMGGIPTYTWHWKVGEDTVFYTQMQGFKNAGCTEDVAGTAENNTCFNYTKAFKTESVCTDMDSTKNECKATKTVCLDADPTSEVYKDIIADVDIVSGYFKQLEEKGIAVLWRPLHEASGGWFWWGVGSPECYVQLWHLVFNRMVNVNKNRNLIWVWNINTDPKFGYDYSALNGEWYPGDEYVDIVAVDIYDPLNNHYSAADYWNKIIDEVGTNKMIALSENGAIPDIDSIAEDKSYWSYWMTWSQTWSGNFLEKTPADMWKRNLDDERVIALDNMPGWDNVVADTNSAGAIVAPSSIRNTVPFANNITASVQEKTLSLYIPQAGRGTVALFDMMGHRIATLAQGNLVAGSHRFDLSALAHGSYVLRASAGKYSVSRVIKLK